A single genomic interval of Helianthus annuus cultivar XRQ/B chromosome 13, HanXRQr2.0-SUNRISE, whole genome shotgun sequence harbors:
- the LOC110901448 gene encoding uncharacterized protein LOC110901448 has product MVLSLVEERVKRLEDSVNLIKEKSGECKGCSYKEFMVCKPPIYNGDVDPIICQKWISDVEGVFERTHCDVGDFVAYGMGQLRGQAKDWWDNKKKEIGAEAVRVMTWDEFKVPFLKHHSPKAVINRIKEEFIQLRQKGETIDKITGIFMDKLRFCDELVTTEEQKIYYYYNILSAEYREFMTPSKYETLTEIINTAREPEIELKKQVERGE; this is encoded by the coding sequence ATGGTGTTGTCACTTGTCGAAGAACGAGTCAAAAGGTTGGAGGATAGCGTCAACCTTATAAAAGAAAAATCGGGAGAATGCAAAGGGTGTTCATACAAAGAATTCATGGTGTGTAAACCGCCAATCTACAATGGGGATGTCGACCCGATAATATGCCAAAAATGGATAAGTGACGTCGAAGGGGTGTTTGAACGGACCCATTGTGACGTAGGTGACTTTGTTGCTTACGGAATGGGTCAATTGAGGGgtcaagccaaggattggtgggacaatAAAAAGAAGGAAATAGGAGCCGAAGCGGTGAGGGTTATGACTTGGGACGAGTTTAAGGTGCCGTtccttaaacaccatagtcccaaagcggttaTTAACAGGATTAAGGAAGAATTCATCCAGCTAAGACAAAAGGGTGAAACAATTGATAAGATCACGGGCATCTTCATGGATAAGCTGAGATTCTGTGACGAGTTAGTCACCACTGAAGAGcaaaagatatactactattACAACATTCTGAGTGCCGAATACCGGGAGTTTATGACTCCATCAAAGTACGAAACCCTCACGGAGATTATCAACACCGCCCGGGAGCCGGAAATCGAGTTGAAGAAACAAGTTGAGAGGGGCGAGTGA